In a genomic window of Aggregatimonas sangjinii:
- the epsC gene encoding serine O-acetyltransferase EpsC, whose protein sequence is MDKDSIVKKIKKHKKQPHLRFRLKEKVETFTDLLFYTLFDIDTPVEENLDRLEKEFDALVAMACWDVDKPCKKIWENYMSQLPEVLERLNLDAEAIVSCDPASLSIEEVYMAYPGFYAIAIYRLAHGFYQKGFPLVPRLMTEYAHRQTGVDINPGAQIGKSFFIDHATGVVIGETAIIKDHVKLYQGVTLGAHYVAKALQNTKRHPTIENNVTIYANATILGGKTVIGENSIIGGNAWVTASVPANSTVFHTPEIKIKTLPNVV, encoded by the coding sequence ATGGATAAGGATTCGATCGTAAAAAAAATCAAGAAACATAAAAAACAACCGCACTTAAGGTTTCGTTTGAAGGAAAAGGTAGAAACTTTTACCGATCTGCTGTTCTATACACTGTTCGATATCGACACCCCGGTCGAGGAAAATCTGGACAGACTAGAGAAGGAGTTCGATGCTTTGGTGGCCATGGCCTGCTGGGATGTCGATAAACCCTGCAAAAAAATCTGGGAAAATTATATGAGCCAGCTGCCAGAGGTGTTGGAGCGTCTTAATTTGGATGCCGAGGCAATCGTGAGCTGTGATCCCGCATCTTTGTCCATTGAAGAGGTATACATGGCTTATCCGGGCTTTTACGCGATTGCCATATATCGTTTGGCCCATGGGTTCTATCAGAAAGGTTTCCCCTTGGTACCACGATTAATGACCGAGTATGCGCACAGGCAGACCGGTGTAGACATCAATCCCGGGGCGCAGATTGGAAAATCGTTTTTTATCGATCATGCCACAGGAGTGGTCATAGGAGAAACGGCCATTATTAAAGACCATGTAAAACTCTATCAGGGTGTCACTTTAGGTGCTCATTATGTTGCCAAAGCCCTTCAGAATACCAAACGCCATCCCACAATCGAAAACAACGTTACCATATATGCCAATGCCACTATTCTTGGTGGAAAAACGGTAATAGGAGAAAATAGCATTATCGGAGGTAATGCTTGGGTTACCGCTTCGGTACCAGCAAATTCCACAGTATTTCACACCCCCGAAATCAAAATAAAAACCCTTCCCAATGTCGTATAG
- a CDS encoding WD40/YVTN/BNR-like repeat-containing protein gives MRKIVLGALALTLLTSLEVGAQSAVDSGKELFGDMAARHIGPAVMSGRINDMELHPTNSRIIYTGTAGGGVWKSSDGARTFSPIFDEHCQSIGAVSIDPNDPDNTIYVGTGETWTRNSVSIGDGLYKSTDGGANWKNIGLEKSERIGNIIVNPKNSKEIYVGVLGALWGDSEERGVYKSNDGGETWNKLLYINEGTGCADLAIDPTNPNILYAAMWEFRRTAWSFNSGGPNSALYKSTDAGATWNKIHNGFPEGKLGRLAIAVAPSNPNVLYTAIEAEQKERKGLYRSDDAGETWKQLNNDFGITVRPFYFSRIVVDPNDENIVVKGGLNGSISRDGGKTFKNLGYMHSDIHDIAFSINDSDIMYFGTDGGVYRSWDGGSTTEIVQDLPLSQFYHISTDDAEPYNVYGGLQDNGSWYGPSTSRNGVSAADWKNVGGGDGFRVLKHPTKNIVYSEVYNGEIVWRYDLDKNLIKTIQPLQTEKTAKLRFNWNTPIAVSDANPDRFYIASQFIHRSEDMGDTWEIISPDLTTDDDTKYGKDSGGLSVDNSGAENYSTIFTIAESPLDENVIWAGTDDGNVQVTQDGGKTWTNTVSNIEGLPANTWCYHIEASTFDKGTAYAVFDRHAAGDMKPYAYKTNDFGKTWTNIITDDVVGFARNIQEDYVNPDLLFLGTEFGLYITLDGGKKWKQFTNNMPSVAVHFIDLQKQTNDLVMGTHGRGVIIIDDISPLREINDNVLSKDLHFFDMAPVVIDETDSFSARFGTETEFVGNPKSKMAQFVYHLKKRHTFGKMSMEVQDMEGNLIQELGPGKSKGINIVRWNLRGSAPKTAKTDIALRYIASAPLVLEGTYKVVIKKGKETYEQTFEVVHDKNSPLSAEEHAFRYNTIKKINAITEELAYLVYELDEMITSAENEGNTKMEAKLNDFKKTLVITTGDAYTGAAEPELKEKILTLNSKVNGNYDVPSSTDLNNLELLTDQFTKAKEDFAKLKKKFKSKTPIAPMSFEEFVKS, from the coding sequence ATGAGAAAAATCGTACTGGGTGCACTAGCATTGACTTTACTTACCTCATTGGAGGTAGGCGCACAATCGGCCGTAGATAGTGGAAAAGAACTTTTTGGTGATATGGCCGCAAGACATATAGGTCCCGCAGTAATGAGCGGACGTATCAACGATATGGAGTTGCATCCTACGAATAGTCGCATCATTTATACAGGTACCGCTGGTGGTGGGGTTTGGAAGTCATCGGACGGAGCGCGAACCTTTAGTCCAATTTTCGATGAACATTGCCAATCGATAGGCGCTGTAAGCATTGACCCCAACGACCCCGATAATACTATTTATGTGGGAACGGGCGAAACATGGACCAGAAACAGTGTTTCAATAGGTGATGGTTTGTACAAGTCTACCGATGGCGGTGCCAATTGGAAAAACATAGGTCTTGAAAAATCCGAACGCATTGGCAACATTATCGTCAACCCAAAAAATTCGAAGGAAATTTACGTGGGTGTACTTGGTGCACTTTGGGGAGATAGCGAAGAAAGAGGGGTATACAAATCCAACGACGGCGGGGAAACCTGGAATAAATTATTATACATCAATGAAGGTACGGGTTGTGCCGACCTAGCGATCGACCCTACTAATCCCAATATCCTTTACGCAGCCATGTGGGAGTTTAGAAGAACCGCTTGGTCATTTAATTCCGGTGGCCCCAACAGTGCGCTCTACAAGTCGACCGATGCAGGCGCTACATGGAACAAAATACACAACGGATTTCCGGAAGGAAAACTCGGAAGATTGGCTATCGCCGTAGCGCCGAGCAATCCCAATGTGTTATACACCGCTATCGAAGCCGAACAAAAAGAACGAAAGGGGCTCTATCGCAGCGACGACGCTGGGGAAACCTGGAAACAACTGAACAACGATTTCGGTATAACGGTGCGCCCTTTTTATTTTTCACGGATTGTAGTGGATCCCAATGATGAAAATATTGTGGTTAAGGGTGGTTTGAATGGTTCCATATCTAGGGATGGGGGGAAAACCTTTAAAAACCTTGGGTATATGCATAGCGATATCCATGACATTGCCTTCAGTATCAACGATTCCGATATCATGTATTTCGGTACGGATGGCGGGGTGTATCGCTCTTGGGACGGTGGTTCAACCACAGAAATAGTGCAGGATTTGCCGCTCTCCCAATTCTATCATATTAGTACGGACGATGCAGAGCCCTATAATGTTTATGGTGGCTTACAGGATAACGGTTCTTGGTACGGACCGTCGACTTCTCGAAATGGCGTTTCAGCTGCTGACTGGAAAAATGTAGGTGGCGGCGACGGGTTTCGGGTATTGAAGCATCCCACTAAGAATATCGTATACTCGGAGGTTTATAACGGTGAAATCGTTTGGCGCTATGATCTTGATAAAAATTTGATCAAGACCATCCAACCCCTGCAAACAGAGAAAACGGCAAAGCTGCGCTTTAATTGGAACACTCCCATAGCGGTAAGCGACGCAAATCCTGATCGCTTCTATATTGCTAGCCAATTTATTCATCGCTCCGAAGACATGGGCGATACCTGGGAAATCATATCTCCCGACCTTACTACCGATGATGATACCAAATACGGTAAGGATTCAGGGGGGTTATCGGTTGATAATTCTGGAGCCGAAAATTATTCCACCATTTTCACCATTGCAGAGTCTCCCTTGGATGAGAATGTGATTTGGGCAGGCACCGACGATGGTAATGTACAGGTTACCCAAGACGGTGGTAAAACATGGACGAATACCGTATCGAATATTGAAGGTTTGCCCGCCAATACCTGGTGCTACCATATTGAAGCAAGTACTTTCGATAAGGGTACAGCCTACGCGGTGTTCGATCGACATGCAGCAGGCGACATGAAGCCCTACGCCTACAAAACCAATGATTTCGGAAAAACCTGGACTAATATTATCACTGACGATGTTGTTGGTTTCGCGCGGAACATTCAAGAAGATTACGTAAATCCCGATTTATTGTTTTTAGGAACGGAATTCGGGTTGTATATCACCTTAGACGGGGGTAAAAAGTGGAAACAATTCACCAATAATATGCCCTCGGTCGCTGTTCATTTCATCGATTTGCAGAAACAGACCAATGATCTGGTCATGGGTACGCACGGCCGGGGTGTCATTATCATTGACGATATTTCGCCCTTAAGGGAAATCAATGATAACGTACTGTCGAAAGACCTTCATTTTTTTGATATGGCTCCTGTGGTCATCGATGAGACAGATAGCTTTAGTGCACGGTTTGGGACAGAAACGGAATTCGTTGGCAATCCCAAATCGAAAATGGCCCAATTCGTTTACCATCTTAAAAAGCGACATACGTTCGGAAAAATGAGTATGGAAGTTCAGGATATGGAGGGCAACCTTATCCAAGAACTTGGGCCGGGAAAATCGAAAGGCATCAATATAGTACGTTGGAATTTAAGGGGAAGCGCCCCCAAAACGGCCAAAACCGATATTGCCCTACGCTATATCGCCTCAGCACCATTGGTCCTTGAAGGGACTTACAAGGTCGTTATCAAAAAGGGGAAAGAAACCTACGAGCAAACGTTCGAGGTTGTACATGACAAAAATTCGCCCTTGTCGGCGGAAGAGCACGCCTTCAGGTACAATACCATCAAAAAAATAAATGCCATTACCGAAGAGTTGGCCTATTTGGTATACGAATTGGATGAAATGATCACCAGTGCGGAGAATGAAGGGAACACAAAAATGGAAGCGAAGTTGAACGACTTCAAAAAAACGTTGGTCATTACCACGGGTGATGCCTATACCGGAGCTGCAGAACCGGAGTTGAAAGAGAAAATTTTGACCTTAAATTCCAAAGTTAACGGAAACTACGATGTCCCCTCTAGCACCGATTTAAATAACTTAGAGTTGTTGACCGACCAATTCACCAAGGCAAAGGAGGATTTTGCAAAACTGAAGAAAAAATTTAAAAGTAAGACGCCCATTGCGCCAATGAGTTTTGAGGAATTCGTGAAGAGTTAA
- a CDS encoding DUF2461 domain-containing protein, producing the protein MSQAKITKEIFDFLRALEKNNNREWFNENKKRFTALNNQAKEVFTAVSEQMKLHDEIEKLKFFRIYRDVRFSKNKAPYKTNLSASMSRAGARLRGGYYMHVQPDNSFIATGFWNPEKEDLLRIRKELELDATELREVINEKSFKHVWGELAGEELKTAPKGFDKEHPDIDLIRKKQFIFVKNFTDKEVMAPDFANVMADSFQAIRPYFDLMSNILTTNLNGESLID; encoded by the coding sequence ATGTCGCAAGCAAAGATTACCAAGGAAATTTTTGATTTTCTTCGAGCCCTTGAAAAAAATAACAATCGGGAATGGTTTAATGAGAACAAAAAAAGGTTTACCGCCCTTAATAATCAAGCAAAAGAAGTATTTACCGCTGTTTCGGAACAAATGAAACTGCATGACGAGATTGAAAAGTTAAAATTTTTCAGGATTTATAGGGATGTACGGTTTTCTAAGAACAAGGCGCCCTACAAAACCAATTTATCGGCCTCGATGTCCAGGGCCGGCGCACGGCTACGCGGAGGATACTACATGCATGTTCAGCCCGATAACAGCTTTATCGCGACGGGCTTTTGGAATCCGGAAAAAGAAGACTTGTTGCGTATTCGAAAAGAATTGGAATTGGATGCTACGGAATTACGGGAAGTCATTAATGAAAAAAGCTTTAAACATGTGTGGGGCGAATTGGCCGGGGAAGAGCTTAAAACGGCCCCAAAAGGTTTTGATAAAGAACATCCCGATATCGATTTAATTCGAAAGAAACAATTTATTTTCGTCAAGAACTTTACCGATAAGGAGGTCATGGCCCCTGATTTTGCTAATGTTATGGCGGATTCCTTTCAAGCCATTAGACCCTATTTCGACCTGATGAGTAATATACTTACTACCAATTTAAACGGGGAATCACTTATCGACTGA
- a CDS encoding glyoxalase, translated as MSDRSQNLIAIRPLIPTAKVSDNMSAEEHFQNKTLRPIIKLQNELFLGAFQNYIAKRKNVFYELPLQKRMDYIAHAIQKDLKFRNSLKGMVIGQYTLEEYEIYMAYSSALNKRMMNMVIKRLQDQIQFFERIELAV; from the coding sequence ATGAGCGACAGATCCCAGAATCTAATAGCAATACGTCCACTGATTCCTACTGCGAAGGTGTCGGATAATATGAGTGCCGAAGAGCATTTTCAGAATAAGACCTTACGGCCGATCATCAAATTGCAGAACGAACTTTTCCTAGGCGCTTTCCAGAATTACATTGCCAAGCGAAAAAATGTATTCTACGAGCTCCCGCTTCAAAAACGTATGGACTATATCGCCCACGCCATTCAAAAGGATCTAAAGTTCAGAAATTCATTAAAGGGAATGGTTATAGGGCAATACACTTTAGAAGAATACGAAATCTATATGGCCTACTCCTCGGCGCTCAATAAGCGTATGATGAACATGGTAATTAAACGTCTACAGGATCAGATACAGTTTTTCGAGCGAATCGAATTAGCAGTCTAA
- a CDS encoding YifB family Mg chelatase-like AAA ATPase, producing the protein MLTKVFGSAVFGVEATTITVEVNVDIGVGYHLVGLPDNAIKESNYRIAAALLNNGYKIPGKKITLNLAPADLRKEGSAYDLTLAMGILTASGQIQSENLDRYIIMGELSLDGSLQPIKGALPIAIKALEEGFKGFILPNENAKEAAIVEGLEVYGVENIAEVIEFFDKGTPLERTIIDIQEEFYKNLDFPEFDFSDVKGQESIKRCMEIAAAGGHNIILIGPPGAGKTMLAKRLPSILPPMTMHEALETTKIHSVVGKIKNMGLMSERPFRRPHHTISDVALVGGGAYPQPGEISLSHNGVLFLDELPEFKRGVLEVMRQPLEDREVTISRARFTVTYPSSFMLVASMNPSPGGYFNDPDSPVTSSPAEMQRYLSKISGPLLDRIDIHIEVTPVPFEKLSEDRKGESSVAIRHRVTAAREIQTQRFSELENVHYNAQMNTKQIRVHCKLDDASKTMLKNAMERLNLSARAYDRILKVARTIADLENAEEVNGNHIGEAIQYRSLDREGWLG; encoded by the coding sequence ATGTTGACCAAAGTCTTTGGAAGCGCTGTTTTCGGCGTAGAGGCCACAACCATTACCGTTGAAGTAAATGTAGATATCGGAGTAGGTTACCACTTGGTAGGCCTCCCGGACAATGCCATCAAGGAAAGTAACTACCGCATTGCAGCGGCGCTGTTGAACAACGGGTATAAGATTCCTGGAAAGAAAATCACCTTGAATTTGGCACCTGCAGATTTGCGAAAAGAAGGCTCTGCCTACGATTTAACCCTCGCCATGGGGATTCTTACCGCTTCCGGTCAGATACAGTCCGAAAATCTTGATCGGTATATTATCATGGGCGAGCTTTCCTTGGATGGGAGCTTGCAACCGATCAAGGGCGCCTTGCCCATCGCTATCAAAGCATTGGAGGAAGGCTTTAAAGGATTTATTCTTCCGAACGAGAATGCCAAAGAGGCCGCTATTGTTGAGGGTCTGGAAGTATATGGAGTGGAAAACATAGCGGAGGTCATCGAATTTTTCGATAAGGGCACGCCCTTGGAGCGTACCATTATTGATATTCAAGAGGAATTCTATAAAAACCTCGATTTTCCCGAATTCGATTTCTCGGATGTAAAAGGACAGGAAAGCATTAAAAGGTGCATGGAAATCGCCGCGGCAGGCGGTCATAACATTATCCTCATTGGCCCACCAGGTGCTGGAAAAACGATGTTGGCAAAGCGCTTGCCATCTATTTTACCCCCCATGACAATGCATGAGGCACTAGAAACGACCAAAATACATTCGGTCGTCGGAAAAATAAAGAATATGGGGCTGATGAGCGAACGGCCGTTTCGACGCCCCCATCACACGATTTCAGACGTCGCCTTGGTCGGTGGGGGCGCCTACCCGCAACCAGGGGAAATTTCACTATCGCATAATGGCGTTTTGTTTTTAGATGAATTGCCGGAATTCAAGCGTGGAGTTTTAGAGGTCATGCGGCAACCTTTGGAAGATCGGGAAGTGACCATTTCCCGAGCTCGTTTTACCGTTACCTATCCCAGTAGCTTTATGTTGGTGGCCAGTATGAACCCTAGTCCGGGTGGCTATTTCAATGATCCAGATTCCCCCGTAACCTCTTCTCCGGCTGAAATGCAGCGCTATCTTAGCAAGATATCCGGGCCATTGCTGGACCGTATCGATATTCATATCGAGGTAACCCCCGTACCTTTTGAAAAACTATCGGAAGATCGGAAAGGGGAGAGTAGTGTAGCCATACGCCACCGGGTGACCGCCGCGCGGGAAATTCAGACGCAACGCTTTTCGGAATTGGAAAATGTGCACTACAACGCTCAGATGAATACCAAACAGATTCGCGTACACTGCAAACTGGACGACGCTTCGAAAACCATGCTCAAAAATGCCATGGAGCGGTTGAATCTGTCTGCCCGTGCATACGACCGTATTTTGAAAGTGGCCCGTACCATTGCCGATCTGGAAAATGCGGAGGAGGTCAATGGCAACCATATCGGCGAAGCCATTCAATACCGGAGTTTGGATCGTGAAGGGTGGTTGGGGTGA
- the cysM gene encoding cysteine synthase CysM, giving the protein MSYSLLELIGNTPLVESNILNPNPNVRLFFKLEGHNPGGSVKDRAALNMIRSGLERGDFDKHSKLIEATSGNTGIALAMIAGVYGLEIELVMPENSTVERVQTMRAYGAKVTLTPADVGIEGARDYAEGKVRNEGFTMINQFANNDNWRAHYQTTGPEIWGDTEQRITHFVSSMGTTGTIMGTSTYLKEKNPKVQIVGVQPKDGAKIPGIRKWPEAYLPKIFDKNKVDDIMEVSEEEAADMARRLAKEEGIFSGMSSGGAATAALRLAATLDSGVVVSIVCDRGDRYLSSGLFG; this is encoded by the coding sequence ATGTCGTATAGCCTCTTGGAATTGATCGGGAATACGCCTTTGGTCGAGTCAAATATATTAAACCCGAACCCGAACGTTCGATTGTTCTTTAAATTGGAAGGCCACAACCCCGGGGGAAGCGTCAAAGATAGGGCCGCTCTCAACATGATCAGAAGCGGCTTGGAACGCGGCGATTTTGACAAGCATTCAAAACTTATCGAGGCTACGAGTGGCAATACCGGAATTGCCTTAGCCATGATCGCTGGTGTCTACGGATTGGAAATTGAACTGGTAATGCCCGAAAACAGTACCGTAGAACGCGTTCAGACCATGCGGGCATACGGTGCAAAAGTCACCCTTACCCCTGCAGACGTGGGTATTGAGGGGGCCAGGGATTATGCCGAAGGTAAGGTAAGGAATGAAGGCTTTACAATGATTAATCAATTTGCTAATAATGACAACTGGAGAGCCCATTACCAAACCACAGGACCCGAAATCTGGGGAGATACCGAGCAGCGTATCACCCATTTTGTTTCCTCGATGGGAACGACGGGTACCATAATGGGGACATCTACTTATTTAAAGGAGAAAAATCCCAAGGTGCAAATCGTGGGGGTTCAGCCCAAGGACGGGGCCAAAATCCCCGGGATCAGAAAATGGCCGGAAGCCTACTTACCTAAAATATTCGATAAAAACAAAGTAGACGATATCATGGAGGTCAGCGAAGAAGAGGCTGCCGATATGGCGCGCAGGTTGGCAAAAGAAGAAGGCATTTTTTCAGGTATGAGCAGTGGTGGCGCGGCTACCGCAGCCCTACGTTTGGCCGCTACTTTGGATAGCGGGGTTGTCGTGTCTATCGTTTGTGATCGTGGAGACCGGTACCTTTCCTCCGGACTTTTCGGCTAA
- a CDS encoding outer membrane lipoprotein-sorting protein: MKTVKIFIALFAFAILAPAQAQTADEIISSYLENIGGVEKWKALEGMKMTAKLNQMGMELPLEIYRMGDGRTTTIITVQGMTLKDETFDGETLWGSNQMTMQPEKKDAETTANFKLDLNDYPNDFIDYKDKGYVAELVGKESFDGTETFKIKLTKEPHTVDGKEVQDVTFYFFDTENFVPIGISEEVKNGPAKGMVQKISFSDYQEVEGLYFPYSWNIGVEGQPQTAPLMIEEIELNPTVDDSLFAFPEAAATEDKN, encoded by the coding sequence ATGAAAACAGTAAAAATTTTTATAGCCTTATTTGCTTTTGCGATACTTGCGCCAGCTCAGGCACAAACCGCCGATGAAATTATCAGTTCTTATTTAGAGAACATTGGTGGGGTAGAAAAATGGAAGGCCCTCGAAGGAATGAAAATGACTGCAAAATTGAATCAAATGGGTATGGAACTTCCTTTGGAAATCTATCGTATGGGCGATGGCAGAACCACGACCATAATCACCGTACAGGGCATGACCCTAAAAGATGAAACGTTTGACGGTGAAACCCTCTGGGGAAGCAACCAAATGACCATGCAGCCCGAAAAGAAGGATGCGGAAACTACGGCAAACTTTAAACTTGATCTTAATGACTACCCGAATGACTTTATCGATTATAAGGATAAGGGATATGTTGCCGAACTGGTAGGTAAGGAAAGTTTTGATGGTACCGAAACTTTTAAAATAAAATTGACCAAAGAACCACATACGGTAGATGGCAAAGAAGTTCAGGATGTTACCTTTTATTTCTTCGATACCGAAAATTTTGTTCCCATCGGGATAAGCGAGGAAGTAAAAAATGGTCCTGCGAAAGGAATGGTCCAAAAAATCTCCTTCAGTGATTATCAGGAAGTCGAAGGTCTTTATTTTCCGTATTCTTGGAATATCGGTGTAGAAGGACAACCACAGACCGCCCCTTTGATGATCGAAGAAATAGAGCTCAATCCCACGGTTGACGATAGCCTATTTGCTTTTCCAGAAGCTGCCGCTACAGAGGATAAAAATTAA
- a CDS encoding pyridoxal phosphate-dependent aminotransferase, with amino-acid sequence MKTTDRRKWLKTVGLTGGFALMGGLDALALSNTHTNFHLEDETAKLNSNENPYGPSKMVRQTLIDSFDKACRYPSIVLRELVLQLAEKEGVTKDHIVITGGSTEGLKAAGLTYGLDGGELIAADPTFQSMLRYAENYGGFVHRVPVNDKKGHDLEAMAKRVTGRTSLIFICNPNNPTGTLIEKGKLRDFCTSMDRKAMIFSDEAYYDYITEPDYPSMIELVKEGRNVIVSKTFSKVYGLAGLRIGYLVARPDISNRLKASVMAMTNTLAVEAAKTALKDDTFYKYSVAKNMEAKQMIYETLNDLNLEYIPSHTNFVFFKSGRHIDALSAAMEQEHVLIGRPFPPFYDWARISTGTLAQVEQFGKALKKVMG; translated from the coding sequence ATGAAAACGACCGACCGCAGGAAATGGCTCAAAACGGTAGGCCTCACAGGAGGCTTTGCCCTCATGGGCGGACTGGATGCCCTGGCACTCTCGAACACCCACACCAACTTCCATTTAGAAGACGAGACGGCCAAACTGAATTCCAATGAAAATCCGTATGGCCCCTCAAAAATGGTACGGCAAACCTTAATCGATAGTTTCGATAAGGCCTGCCGTTATCCTTCGATCGTACTCCGAGAACTAGTATTGCAGCTTGCCGAGAAAGAAGGTGTCACCAAAGACCATATTGTCATTACCGGTGGTTCTACCGAAGGACTTAAGGCCGCAGGGTTAACGTATGGACTTGATGGTGGGGAACTGATCGCCGCCGATCCGACCTTTCAATCTATGCTGCGTTATGCGGAAAATTACGGAGGCTTTGTGCATCGTGTACCTGTGAACGATAAAAAGGGTCATGATTTAGAGGCGATGGCCAAGCGCGTAACCGGCAGAACGAGCTTGATTTTTATCTGCAACCCCAACAATCCGACCGGTACGCTTATCGAAAAAGGCAAACTGAGGGACTTTTGCACCTCTATGGACCGTAAGGCAATGATTTTTAGTGATGAGGCCTACTACGACTACATTACCGAACCCGATTACCCTTCCATGATCGAATTGGTCAAGGAAGGGCGAAATGTAATCGTTTCTAAAACCTTTTCTAAGGTGTATGGACTGGCCGGTCTGCGTATCGGCTATCTTGTGGCACGACCTGATATCTCGAATAGGCTGAAAGCCAGCGTTATGGCAATGACCAATACTTTGGCCGTCGAAGCTGCCAAAACCGCCTTGAAAGACGATACCTTCTACAAATACAGCGTTGCCAAGAATATGGAAGCCAAACAGATGATATACGAAACCTTGAACGACCTGAACTTGGAATATATTCCTTCCCATACCAACTTTGTATTCTTCAAATCCGGTCGGCATATCGATGCCTTGAGTGCGGCCATGGAACAAGAACATGTATTGATTGGGAGGCCTTTCCCGCCATTCTATGATTGGGCGCGAATAAGCACCGGCACGTTGGCACAGGTCGAACAATTCGGAAAGGCTTTGAAGAAGGTGATGGGATAA
- a CDS encoding Nramp family divalent metal transporter, protein MLKKVGPGVLVAAAFIGPGTVTACTLAGVGFGYGLLWAMVLSIFATVVLQEMAARLGIITQKGLADVIKSELKNPLVRNIVIILILGAIVIGNAAYEGGNIGGATLGLEAVFGSGGIPYYPFIIGGTAFALLLIGNYKVLEKVFVGLVIVMSLSFLVTAIITRPDVGAILKGMFVPSISQESILTVIALVGTTVVPYNLFLHASLVSEKWKSQNDLKSAQRDTFIAIVLGGMVSMAIIIAAAAIPQGEIQTVMDMAKGLEPLYGNAAKYFMGFGLFAAGITSSITAPLAGAYVANSCFGWNVGLKDFKFKAVWMLILSLGVLFMTFDINPIEIIKFAQIANGMLLPFIAVFLVWVVNRTSVMGNYRNTFFQNAIGILIIVLALLLGAKSILKVLGLF, encoded by the coding sequence ATGCTCAAGAAAGTAGGCCCAGGGGTCTTGGTAGCCGCGGCATTTATAGGTCCAGGTACGGTAACGGCCTGTACTTTGGCTGGCGTCGGTTTTGGATATGGATTGCTCTGGGCCATGGTGCTATCCATTTTCGCAACCGTGGTCTTGCAAGAAATGGCGGCACGGCTCGGCATCATTACCCAGAAGGGGTTGGCCGATGTCATCAAGAGCGAATTAAAGAATCCGTTGGTCCGGAATATCGTTATTATTCTTATTCTCGGAGCGATCGTTATTGGAAACGCCGCCTATGAAGGAGGTAATATAGGAGGGGCTACACTCGGTCTGGAGGCGGTTTTTGGTTCCGGAGGGATTCCATATTATCCATTTATAATCGGGGGAACAGCTTTTGCACTACTCCTGATAGGGAATTATAAAGTATTGGAAAAAGTCTTCGTAGGGCTGGTCATTGTTATGAGCCTGTCATTTTTGGTTACCGCAATTATTACCCGGCCAGATGTTGGGGCCATTTTAAAAGGAATGTTCGTTCCGAGTATTTCGCAAGAAAGTATTCTAACCGTTATCGCTTTAGTGGGGACGACCGTGGTACCTTATAATCTATTTTTACACGCTTCCTTGGTCAGCGAAAAATGGAAATCCCAAAATGATTTGAAATCGGCGCAGCGGGATACCTTTATCGCTATTGTTTTAGGGGGAATGGTATCGATGGCGATTATTATCGCCGCCGCGGCTATTCCACAAGGGGAGATCCAAACGGTCATGGATATGGCGAAAGGACTTGAACCCCTATACGGTAATGCCGCTAAATACTTTATGGGATTCGGTCTTTTTGCTGCTGGGATAACCTCTTCGATTACAGCGCCATTGGCCGGTGCCTATGTCGCCAACAGTTGTTTTGGATGGAATGTCGGACTCAAAGATTTTAAATTCAAAGCGGTTTGGATGCTCATCCTCTCGTTAGGGGTACTCTTTATGACGTTTGATATCAATCCTATCGAGATTATTAAATTCGCCCAAATTGCCAACGGTATGCTTCTACCTTTTATCGCGGTGTTTTTGGTCTGGGTTGTAAATCGGACTTCAGTGATGGGTAACTATAGAAATACCTTCTTTCAAAATGCGATCGGAATACTCATTATAGTGCTGGCACTGCTTCTTGGAGCAAAAAGTATTTTAAAGGTATTAGGGCTGTTTTAG